A window of Salvelinus alpinus chromosome 31, SLU_Salpinus.1, whole genome shotgun sequence contains these coding sequences:
- the LOC139561838 gene encoding uncharacterized protein isoform X1 — MTMENAAHLQSQLTSLMNAVMRAAVVEIVRLVDGSAVALREELSKSKRENEALKAENESNKNKMQNLEAKLAAEQRSVGCHVAEAGGDQFFQTKEDVKACAEKTRARLQSLEPAGQSEATAFNKGEGLKVVAMEKDGIKVLRIKKEINEGTEHDTPCPMTGEQPCPKVDMVYGKEWSQSLWRDGKEIGDHSDRTGEKETPGPSMTKHQKRRIVHYADDWIEEDWIKEEGVPVETNESINTSVIPFMADSDLSEYGDGLSTLCSQANYMDAMTESLKGRLGSVRDKQTTRLKTGLLGNTNAKKKQRIIELGWMDFNEKGQEFKQVRTVNGGGTRHLYVDKKKSVEEIKVMAEEMFFPNGLSKKNTQLGDYHREIRWRYSQVNNSSTVEELYEETKVGCLRLYLCTKAHNVRDFGVVVSAASGYSQSTRCA, encoded by the exons ATGACAATGGAGAATGCTGCCCACCTTCAAAGTCAGCTAACCTCTCTCATGAACGCGGTAATGAGGGCAGCGGTCGTGGAAATAGTCCGACTTGTAGATGGCAGCGCCGTGGCCCTTCGCGAAGAGTTGTCCAAGAGTAAACGGGAGAACGAAGCACTGAAAGCCGAGAACGAGTCGAATAAAAATAAGATGCAAAATTTGGAAGCAAAACTAGCTGCGGAGCAGCGTTCTGTCGGTTGTCATGTAGCCGAAGCTGGTGGCG ATCAATTTTTCCAAACAAAGGAAGATGTTAAGGCTTGTGCAGAGAAGACCCGTGCAAGGCTGCAATCTTTGGAGCCAGCAGGCCAATCCGAG GCTACAGCTTTCAATAAAGGGGAAGGCCTAAAAGTTGTTGCCATGGAGAAGGATGGAATAAAAGTACTTCGCATCAAGAAGGAAATAAATGAAGGCACAGAACATGACACACCATGTCCAATGACAG GTGAGCAGCCGTGTCCCAAAGTGGACATGGTGTATGGCAAGGAGTGGAGCCAAAGCCTGTGGCGAGACGGAAAAGAAATAGGAGACCATAGCGACAGAACAGGGGAGAAAGAAACTCCAGGACCATCAATGACCAAGCATCAG AAAAGGAGAATTGTACATTATGCGGATGATTGGATTGAAGAGGACTGGATTAAAGAGGAGGGCGTACCAGTGGAAACCAATGAAAGT ATTAATACTTCAGTCATCCCATTCATGGCGGACAGTGATTTGTCAGAGTATGGAGACGGACTATCCACACTTTGCAGCCAAGCGAATTACATGGATGCCATGACAGAGAGCTTGAAAGGCAGATTAGGGTCTGTTAGGGATAAACAAACCACACGATTAAAAACTGGATTGTTGGGGAATACCAATGCCAAGAAGAAACAGAGAATAATTGAACTAGGCTGGATGGACTTCAATGAAAAGGGGCAAGAGTTCAAGCAGGTCAGGACAGTAAACGGTGGCGGTACAAGACACCTTTATGTTGACAAAAAGAAATCTGTGGAGGAAATCAAAGTAATGGCAGAGGAAATGTTTTTCCCAAATGGACTTTCAAAGAAAAACACACAACTGGGGGACTATCACAGAGAAATCAGATGGAGGTACTCTCAAGTAAACAATTCAAGCACTGTGGAAGAACTTTATGAGGAAACCAAAGTGGGATGTCTACGGCTCTATCTTTGCACAAAGGCACACAATGTCCGAGATTTTGGGGTTGTAGTCAGTGCCGCCTCTGGCTATTCACAGAGTACGCGCTGCGCGTAG
- the LOC139561838 gene encoding uncharacterized protein isoform X2, whose amino-acid sequence MTMENAAHLQSQLTSLMNAVMRAAVVEIVRLVDGSAVALREELSKSKRENEALKAENESNKNKMQNLEAKLAAEQRSVGCHVAEAGGDQFFQTKEDVKACAEKTRARLQSLEPAGQSEATAFNKGEGLKVVAMEKDGIKVLRIKKEINEGTEHDTPCPMTGEQPCPKVDMVYGKEWSQSLWRDGKEIGDHSDRTGEKETPGPSMTKHQIATGSNKKKRCDVCGPKKDRKTQYTCVKCKKYICSTHTVKLCPSCGV is encoded by the exons ATGACAATGGAGAATGCTGCCCACCTTCAAAGTCAGCTAACCTCTCTCATGAACGCGGTAATGAGGGCAGCGGTCGTGGAAATAGTCCGACTTGTAGATGGCAGCGCCGTGGCCCTTCGCGAAGAGTTGTCCAAGAGTAAACGGGAGAACGAAGCACTGAAAGCCGAGAACGAGTCGAATAAAAATAAGATGCAAAATTTGGAAGCAAAACTAGCTGCGGAGCAGCGTTCTGTCGGTTGTCATGTAGCCGAAGCTGGTGGCG ATCAATTTTTCCAAACAAAGGAAGATGTTAAGGCTTGTGCAGAGAAGACCCGTGCAAGGCTGCAATCTTTGGAGCCAGCAGGCCAATCCGAG GCTACAGCTTTCAATAAAGGGGAAGGCCTAAAAGTTGTTGCCATGGAGAAGGATGGAATAAAAGTACTTCGCATCAAGAAGGAAATAAATGAAGGCACAGAACATGACACACCATGTCCAATGACAG GTGAGCAGCCGTGTCCCAAAGTGGACATGGTGTATGGCAAGGAGTGGAGCCAAAGCCTGTGGCGAGACGGAAAAGAAATAGGAGACCATAGCGACAGAACAGGGGAGAAAGAAACTCCAGGACCATCAATGACCAAGCATCAG attgcaactggtagcaacaagaagaagcgctgcgatgtgtgtggacccaagaaggacaggaagacacagtacacatgcgtcaagtgcaagaaatacatttgcagcacacacacagtaaaactctgtccctcgtgtggtgtgtag
- the LOC139561838 gene encoding uncharacterized protein isoform X3, whose product MTMENAAHLQSQLTSLMNAVMRAAVVEIVRLVDGSAVALREELSKSKRENEALKAENESNKNKMQNLEAKLAAEQRSVGCHVAEAGGDQFFQTKEDVKACAEKTRARLQSLEPAGQSEATAFNKGEGLKVVAMEKDGIKVLRIKKEINEGTEHDTPCPMTGEQPCPKVDMVYGKEWSQSLWRDGKEIGDHSDRTGEKETPGPSMTKHQNGGPLQCSKLNPSTPIFCDPKRDTNDLSGNF is encoded by the exons ATGACAATGGAGAATGCTGCCCACCTTCAAAGTCAGCTAACCTCTCTCATGAACGCGGTAATGAGGGCAGCGGTCGTGGAAATAGTCCGACTTGTAGATGGCAGCGCCGTGGCCCTTCGCGAAGAGTTGTCCAAGAGTAAACGGGAGAACGAAGCACTGAAAGCCGAGAACGAGTCGAATAAAAATAAGATGCAAAATTTGGAAGCAAAACTAGCTGCGGAGCAGCGTTCTGTCGGTTGTCATGTAGCCGAAGCTGGTGGCG ATCAATTTTTCCAAACAAAGGAAGATGTTAAGGCTTGTGCAGAGAAGACCCGTGCAAGGCTGCAATCTTTGGAGCCAGCAGGCCAATCCGAG GCTACAGCTTTCAATAAAGGGGAAGGCCTAAAAGTTGTTGCCATGGAGAAGGATGGAATAAAAGTACTTCGCATCAAGAAGGAAATAAATGAAGGCACAGAACATGACACACCATGTCCAATGACAG GTGAGCAGCCGTGTCCCAAAGTGGACATGGTGTATGGCAAGGAGTGGAGCCAAAGCCTGTGGCGAGACGGAAAAGAAATAGGAGACCATAGCGACAGAACAGGGGAGAAAGAAACTCCAGGACCATCAATGACCAAGCATCAG AACGGAGGTCCACTTCAGTGCAGTAAGCTGAATCCATCCACTCCTATCTTCTGTGATCCTAAACGAGACACTAATGACTTAAGTGGGAATTTCTGA